The sequence below is a genomic window from Flagellimonas marinaquae.
TGGGACGTATTTGCGATATCGACCTATCTTTCTGTATCGTTGGTATTCTGGTGGACAGGATTACTACCCGATTTCGCGATGATTCGCGATAGAGCGGTAAAACCATTCCAGAAGAAAATATATAGCTTATTGAGCTTTGGTTGGACAGGTAGAGCCAAGGATTGGCAGCGTTTTGAGGAAGTTTCCTTGGTATTGGCCGGTTTGGCAACACCTTTGGTACTTTCTGTACACACCATTGTATCCTTTGACTTTGCCACATCGGTGATTCCTGGATGGCACACAACCATTTTCCCTCCTTATTTTGTTGCGGGAGCAATTTTCTCTGGATTTGCCATGGTGAACACGCTTCTGATCATTATGCGTAAAGTGTGTAATCTTGAGGCTTATATTACCGTACAGCACATTGAATTGATGAACATTGTAATCATGATTACAGGTTCCATTGTAGGATGCGCCTACATAACTGAGTTATTCATTGCTTGGTATTCCGGAGTGGAGTACGAGCAGTACGCTTTCTTGAACAGGGCTACAGGACCTTATGCATGGGCTTACTGGGCAATGATGACCTGTAATGTGTTCTCGCCTCAGTTTATGTGGTTCAAAAAGTTGCGTACCAGTATTATGTTCTCTTTCTTCATTTCCATTGTGGTAAACATTGGAATGTGGTTCGAGCGTTTTGTGATCATTGTTACATCGTTGCACAGGGATTATTTGCCATCCTCATGGACCATGTTCTCACCAACATTTGTGGATATTGGAATTTTTATTGGAACCATCGGATTCTTCTTTGTCCTGTTCCTCTTGTATTCAAGAACATTCCCTGTAATAGCGCAAGCCGAGGTAAAATCAATTTTGAAATCATCTGGAGAGAAGTATAAAAAATTAAGGGATGCTGGTCAACCTCTTTATCAAATGCCACAAGGTGTAAATAAAGTAGTGGGTTATGAAGAGCCCATAACGGATGACGTGTTGATGGGCGAAGTAAAGCCTACAGAAGGTGATAAGGTAGGTGTGACCGAATTGCTGAGCAGTATAGGTACATTCGATGCCGCTACGGAAACACCGGACGATTTGAAAGAAATCAAGGGAGTTGGGCCAGAAATGGAGCGAACCTTGAACGAAATAGGTATTTACACCTATGCACAGGTCGCCAGAATGACCGAAAAGGAGTATAATCTGTTGGAC
It includes:
- the nrfD gene encoding NrfD/PsrC family molybdoenzyme membrane anchor subunit translates to MASHYEAPIRKPLVVGDKGYHDVTVDIARPVEGKANKQWWIVFSIALVAFLWGLGCIIYTISTGIGVWGLNRTVNWAWDITNFVWWVGIGHAGTLISAVLLLFRQKWRMAINRSAEAMTIFSVVQAGLFPIIHMGRPWLAYWVLPIPNQFGSLWVNFNSPLLWDVFAISTYLSVSLVFWWTGLLPDFAMIRDRAVKPFQKKIYSLLSFGWTGRAKDWQRFEEVSLVLAGLATPLVLSVHTIVSFDFATSVIPGWHTTIFPPYFVAGAIFSGFAMVNTLLIIMRKVCNLEAYITVQHIELMNIVIMITGSIVGCAYITELFIAWYSGVEYEQYAFLNRATGPYAWAYWAMMTCNVFSPQFMWFKKLRTSIMFSFFISIVVNIGMWFERFVIIVTSLHRDYLPSSWTMFSPTFVDIGIFIGTIGFFFVLFLLYSRTFPVIAQAEVKSILKSSGEKYKKLRDAGQPLYQMPQGVNKVVGYEEPITDDVLMGEVKPTEGDKVGVTELLSSIGTFDAATETPDDLKEIKGVGPEMERTLNEIGIYTYAQVARMTEKEYNLLDSITGRFPGRAQRDDWAGQAKLLNDKK